A single region of the Alphaproteobacteria bacterium GM7ARS4 genome encodes:
- a CDS encoding RNA polymerase sigma factor, which translates to MSHCPCSVPQESPPSSPTAQSLQLIAETTKDKTDIARDQTLMGAVARGKKDALDKIIRQYGRPLHAFIHRHVADKESSHDIVQESFLRLLRHAPSWQGIGLIRPWLYRTAYRLAMDDHRRHARLTPWNDEHHDNDSQDAPYPPRQEPHSMERHDDRLFLQRCMEELPPLQSAAIDLVYIQGYSHKQAAQIMGKTDDALMSLAARGRKNLRAIMRKNTAISSTAHTP; encoded by the coding sequence ATGTCCCATTGTCCCTGTTCCGTCCCTCAAGAGTCGCCTCCATCATCACCGACGGCACAATCCCTCCAATTGATTGCTGAAACGACAAAGGACAAGACAGATATTGCCCGCGACCAAACCCTCATGGGCGCTGTCGCCAGAGGCAAAAAAGATGCGTTAGACAAGATCATCCGCCAGTATGGCCGCCCTCTTCACGCCTTTATCCACCGCCATGTCGCCGATAAAGAGAGTAGCCACGATATTGTCCAAGAGAGTTTCCTACGCCTCTTGCGTCATGCGCCCTCATGGCAAGGCATAGGCCTCATCCGCCCATGGCTCTACAGGACTGCTTATCGATTGGCGATGGATGACCACCGCCGCCATGCCCGCCTCACCCCATGGAACGACGAGCACCATGACAACGACTCACAGGACGCGCCCTATCCGCCCCGCCAAGAGCCTCACAGCATGGAACGCCATGACGACAGGCTCTTCCTCCAACGATGCATGGAAGAATTGCCACCTTTACAGAGCGCCGCCATCGACCTCGTCTATATTCAAGGCTATAGCCACAAGCAAGCCGCACAGATCATGGGGAAAACGGATGACGCCTTGATGTCCCTCGCCGCCAGAGGGCGTAAAAACCTGCGCGCCATCATGCGCAAAAACACCGCCATCAGCTCAACAGCACACACACCATGA
- a CDS encoding DsbA family protein, with protein MKRLCTYPLAVAVFMVAFHVERAPIDKTSHAVVISLQEAHATIADTLEAMTEKVLGDPSAPVTLIEYASLTCGHCGNFHNNVLPSIQQRFIETKKVKLIYRDFPLDLYAVRASMLARCSGNERFFHFLKVLYQQQPIWTRAEDPLVALVRIANVGGINGDDFQRCVGNKGLEDAILQERKDGEKAYRINATPTLIIRVNGNDTKYEGPVTVSDLGIALEEAWKKSQGR; from the coding sequence ATGAAACGCCTATGCACTTACCCTTTAGCCGTTGCTGTGTTCATGGTTGCTTTTCACGTCGAACGCGCACCCATCGACAAGACATCCCATGCTGTTGTCATCAGCTTACAGGAAGCCCATGCGACCATCGCTGACACGCTAGAGGCGATGACAGAGAAAGTCTTGGGGGACCCAAGTGCGCCTGTCACCCTTATAGAATACGCGTCTCTGACATGCGGGCATTGTGGGAATTTCCATAATAATGTCCTCCCCTCCATCCAACAGAGATTCATAGAGACGAAAAAGGTCAAACTCATTTATCGTGATTTTCCTCTCGACCTCTATGCTGTGCGCGCCTCTATGCTCGCACGTTGTAGCGGTAACGAGCGGTTCTTTCACTTCCTCAAGGTGCTCTACCAACAACAGCCCATATGGACACGGGCCGAAGATCCGTTGGTCGCTCTCGTGCGGATCGCCAATGTGGGCGGTATCAACGGGGACGACTTTCAACGCTGTGTTGGCAATAAAGGCTTAGAAGACGCCATCCTCCAAGAACGAAAAGATGGCGAAAAAGCCTATAGAATCAACGCCACACCCACACTGATCATTCGTGTCAACGGCAACGACACAAAATATGAAGGCCCCGTCACCGTGTCGGACTTAGGGATTGCCCTCGAAGAAGCATGGAAAAAGAGCCAAGGACGCTAA
- a CDS encoding periplasmic heavy metal sensor: MQKLRQLLSTNLGRIAFVSILLNGIFVGVAITIMFKHGGYRMHARFHEAQDHLSATSQEQMEQSATSLRAMMHGYRSAMREALRDMRSILTEDTMDKQALQQRYQQWRDAMTRHMDDSYALMENIIADMEDDERQAFFATLLKEPLPLRRHRHRHGHAKAPNP; encoded by the coding sequence ATGCAAAAACTGAGACAACTTCTCTCAACGAATCTAGGGCGTATCGCCTTCGTCTCCATACTCCTCAATGGTATCTTCGTTGGTGTCGCTATCACCATCATGTTCAAGCATGGGGGCTACCGCATGCACGCACGATTCCACGAGGCACAAGACCACCTCAGCGCTACATCCCAAGAACAGATGGAACAAAGTGCTACGTCCTTGCGCGCCATGATGCACGGATATCGAAGCGCCATGCGTGAAGCGCTCAGAGATATGCGCTCTATCCTGACGGAAGACACGATGGACAAACAGGCACTCCAGCAACGCTACCAACAATGGCGCGACGCCATGACACGCCACATGGACGACTCCTATGCTCTCATGGAGAACATCATTGCCGATATGGAGGATGATGAACGGCAAGCCTTCTTTGCCACCCTCCTCAAAGAGCCACTGCCATTGAGACGCCACCGCCACAGACATGGACATGCGAAAGCGCCAAACCCATGA